The Patescibacteria group bacterium DNA segment TCACCGTCTTGGCTTTGATCAAGATGGGTGAGAAAAAGTTGGCCAAGGCGCAGTTCGACAAACTGGTCGCGCTTGACGGTTTCCGCGAGTGGTACGACCCAGCGACTGGCAAGGGTTATGGCGCCAAAGAGCAGCTTTGGTCCGCGGCGCTTTATTTGCGGGCACTGAGAGCGATTCGCAATATGTGAAAAAGGAAGAGAATATGTTCGAAATAACCAAGCCGATCGACACGGCAGCTGATACGCAAGGAGAGCTTCAGGTTTTTTCCGCAAGCCCTGAAGGAAGCGAAGTTGACCCCGGTAGCATTAGTCACGTTATTGGTAGTGACGAAGTGAGTATTCGGTCGAACGTCGCTTTCGGTGGATCGATTTCCGTGAAGGGACGGGAAAGTTTGAAACTTTTGAGGGATGCCTTGGTCAGTATATGCAAGACTGAGGATATTAAGTAAGGATATTAAGTAATAAACAATCAACCAAAACCGGTGAGATGTAATATTTCGTCGGTTTTTTGTTTTAGGTGGCGCGCGGCTGCGTGGCTCGCAGCAAGGGGAAATACTGTTCCCAGCTACCAACTACCAGCTACTAACGTGGGGACAACCCTTTCTTGACATAATCGGTAAAGTTAAGTAAGATACAAAATTAACAGTTTATATAATTTTATGAAAATTAATTGGCCAAAATACAACCTAATCGCCTACACCAACCGCTTTGTTAGCGGAGCTTTTGGCATGCTTGTGGTTTTTCTAACCGCAATTGCTGCTGGCAGCTCTCTGAGGGCAGAATATTTTTGGCGCTTTTATTTTCTAATGACTTAATTTGTCTTATATATAAAAACCTCGAAATATCCTGCTCTAACGCAGGATATTTTTTAACCACCTCTCAAAAGCCACGAACTTTAACAATTATATAGACCTTACCTAAAGGAGGTAGACCATGTCGGACTGGGAAGACCAAACCGCAGGCAAAGACAGGAATCTGCATTTTTTTGTCACCGGAATGAGAACTCTTTGGGATTTGCTCGGGCAAGAAAAAGGAAGGCTGACGGCGCTACTCGGCTGGCAAGTATTCCTTTCGTCGCTTACCCTGCTTTTTCCTTATTTACTGAAACTGGTTTTTGACCAGTTACCGCTGGTACTGGCCGGCACTGCTTCGATTGGATATATTGTTCAACTGATAGTAGCGATGTTTGTCATCAAAACCTGCGCCCAATTTTTGCATCATTTTTCCAAGGAGAAAAGATTTGCCAACAGTGTAATCTATCTGGAAAACTGGTGGCCGGTAATGGCGCAACAAAAACTGCTTGATCTATCGCTTGGTTACCATGAAAAAGAAAACACCGGCAAAAAAATCGCTCGCATCAATAAAGGCTGTGACAAGCTGGTAGAAATTCTCATGCATCTGTTTTGGGGATTTTTGCCGCAGCTGTTTTTTCTGGTAGTGAACCTGGCTATCGTGTTAATTATTGATTGGCGACTGGGACTAGCTTTTGCTCTACCGTTTATCCCGGCAGCGATCATTAATATCAAAGCCTTTGATCGTTTTTCCGCAGACTGGGAAGAATGGGAAAGGAAAAAAGAAGTCTCGACCGGGTTTTTCTGCCAGTCGATAATCAACGTCAACACTGTTCAGAGTTTTGTTCAGGAAAAAGAAGAAGAAAGCCGTCTATGCGAAGTGCGTCAAAGCATGGAAAAATTGGACATCAAAGTTAATCGTCGGTTGCAAAAATGGCTTTTTGCCGTTGGTTCGATATTGCACCTGTGTTTTGTACTGACCATCGCTCTCGGCGTTTATCTGGTGATAAACAAACAGACAAGTGTCGGTACATTGGTTTATCTGGTGGCCACCGGCACCGTTACTATCGATTCGCTTTGGGAGACGATCAACGTCTACATGCGAATCATGCGCAATCTAGTGGCTGTTCGCCGGATGAAAGAATTGATCGATGAACCGGTGGATATTGTTAACGGCGCTGAAGCCAAAACACTCGACGAGTTTGTTGGCGATGTCGCCTTCGAGCAAGTAAACTTTGTTTATCCGGGCAAAACCGAGCCGGTGCTTGATGACTTTA contains these protein-coding regions:
- a CDS encoding ABC transporter ATP-binding protein, which gives rise to MSDWEDQTAGKDRNLHFFVTGMRTLWDLLGQEKGRLTALLGWQVFLSSLTLLFPYLLKLVFDQLPLVLAGTASIGYIVQLIVAMFVIKTCAQFLHHFSKEKRFANSVIYLENWWPVMAQQKLLDLSLGYHEKENTGKKIARINKGCDKLVEILMHLFWGFLPQLFFLVVNLAIVLIIDWRLGLAFALPFIPAAIINIKAFDRFSADWEEWERKKEVSTGFFCQSIINVNTVQSFVQEKEEESRLCEVRQSMEKLDIKVNRRLQKWLFAVGSILHLCFVLTIALGVYLVINKQTSVGTLVYLVATGTVTIDSLWETINVYMRIMRNLVAVRRMKELIDEPVDIVNGAEAKTLDEFVGDVAFEQVNFVYPGKTEPVLDDFNLSIAAGQMVALVGKSGEGKTTIARLVSRMYDPINGQITLDHNDIRDLDLYWYRRLFAVVQQDVDIFDGTLFYNISYPCAGATEEQVLEALSAAHLGVVLKDAKRFPDGLQTQVGERGVRLSGGERQRVGIARAYLALLCGARILILDEATSSLDSEAERAIQTMLDKLRSRQGITVIAIAHRLSTIQRADKICVISGGTITEQGDHQQLMKQNGLYSHLVELQQLGDLRE